CGGCGCGACTTGCCGCTCTTGGTTAAGAAACTCGCCGCGATCGATGCGATCGAAGACCTCGCGCTCACGACCAACGGCATCCTCCTCGCCGAGCATGCCGAGGCGCTCCGACAAGCCGGGCTGCGCCGCATCAACATCAGTCTCGATGCTCTCGATCGTGAAACCTTCCGCGCGATCGCGCGCCGCGACGGGCTCGAAGACGTGCTCGCCGGCATCGCCGCGGCGCAGCGCGTCGGCTTCGAGAAGATCAAGCTCAACGCCGTCGCGATCCGCGGGCTCACGGAAGCCCAGATCATCCCGCTCGGCCGCTTCGCGCGCGAGCGCGGCCTGGAACTTCGCTTCATCGAATACATGCCGCTTGACGCCGAACGAACTTGGCGCAACGAACAAGTACTCTCCGGCAATGAAATCCTGGCAACGCTGGAAGCCGAGTTCGGGCCGCTCGAGCCGGTGCCTGCGCTGCATGCCGGCCAGCCTGCAAGCGACTATCGATTCGTCGCTGGCGGCGGCATCGTCGGGTTCATCAATCCGGTGACGGAGCCGTTTTGCGGCGATTGCAATCGGTTGCGGATCACGGCCGAGGGGCAGCTACGCAACTGCCTTTTCTCGCAAACGGAGTTCGATGTCCGTGCGCTGCTTCGTTCCGATGCGGACGACGAGCACATCGTGCGGCTGATTCGCGACTGCATCGCCGCGAAACTCGCCGGCCACGGAATCCGCAGCGACGACTTCTCTCGGCCGGCGCGGGCCATGTACCAAATCGGCGGATGATCTCGATGACGCAGGGCTCGCAACAGCGGATCTATCTCGACAACGCTTCCACAAGCTGGCCGAAGCCGCCCGAGGTCTACGACGCGGTCGACCGTTGGCAACGTGAGAACGGCGCGGCGGCCGGACGGGGCACTTCCGCGGCGGCGATGGAAACCGATCGACAAATCGAACTCTCGCGGCGCGCGGTCGCGCAATTGCTCGGCACGCCGCACTGGAAGAACATCGTCTTCACCTTGAACGGCACCGACGCTCTGCA
This genomic stretch from Planctomycetia bacterium harbors:
- the moaA gene encoding GTP 3',8-cyclase MoaA, with product MSSSAHNLSLVDTFGRVHTDLRISVTDRCNIRCFYCMPNENVTFKPHDELLTFEEIERFVRIVAPLGINKLRLTGGEPLVRRDLPLLVKKLAAIDAIEDLALTTNGILLAEHAEALRQAGLRRINISLDALDRETFRAIARRDGLEDVLAGIAAAQRVGFEKIKLNAVAIRGLTEAQIIPLGRFARERGLELRFIEYMPLDAERTWRNEQVLSGNEILATLEAEFGPLEPVPALHAGQPASDYRFVAGGGIVGFINPVTEPFCGDCNRLRITAEGQLRNCLFSQTEFDVRALLRSDADDEHIVRLIRDCIAAKLAGHGIRSDDFSRPARAMYQIGG